In Archangium lipolyticum, the following are encoded in one genomic region:
- a CDS encoding Uma2 family endonuclease, which produces METIPFDHVAELVDGELYACPHPGAAHMVTATELFGELGGPFSKGRGGPGGWRLMFEPELHLGEDVLVPDLGGWLRERMPQPLGGATLRLAPDWLCEVRTATSRALNWETKLRLYARAGVRHVWKADPETRTLEVLRLEETGYQLLATHQGDGLIRAEPFEAHELDLSLIWDE; this is translated from the coding sequence CTGGAGACGATACCGTTCGACCACGTGGCGGAGCTGGTGGACGGCGAGCTGTACGCGTGTCCCCATCCAGGCGCGGCGCACATGGTGACGGCGACGGAGCTGTTCGGAGAGCTGGGAGGACCGTTCAGCAAGGGCCGGGGAGGGCCGGGAGGGTGGCGGCTGATGTTCGAGCCGGAGCTGCACCTGGGCGAGGACGTGCTGGTGCCGGACCTGGGGGGCTGGCTGCGAGAGCGCATGCCGCAACCGCTGGGAGGAGCGACGCTGCGGCTCGCGCCGGACTGGCTGTGCGAGGTGCGCACCGCCACGTCGCGGGCGTTGAACTGGGAGACGAAGCTGCGGCTCTACGCACGAGCGGGAGTGCGGCACGTGTGGAAGGCGGACCCGGAGACGCGCACGCTGGAGGTGCTGCGCCTGGAGGAGACGGGCTACCAGCTGCTCGCCACCCACCAGGGCGACGGCCTCATCCGCGCCGAGCCCTTCGAGGCCCACGAGCTGGACCTGAGCCTCATCTGGGACGAGTGA
- a CDS encoding serine/threonine protein kinase, which produces MRRPLHPNQLRARDVVRDFRIVRRLGVGGFAFVFLVERAGRHYTLKMAAQPASEVDEDRVDAWMRREVLSLECLEHPHLLPVIEWGRWPEPETGYAWFVTPYVAGSTFHAWRWREQASLYRAVGVLCGVLETLESLHARGVCHRDIKADNLLVRHEDDQPFLIDFGAVHLPWARALTEGLAPGTLHCQPPEAIAFLVSEAARQGSRLEALPAADLYAFGVLLYETLTNCHPFNPRLPLEQLLVAIASSPPPEPQRLAPEAPASLCALALRLLSKEPEQRPPSARAVREELERLREQEGHTAPWQAPARRPSDGERGLAPFPDVDMLEENPGPESSPSEAAHLLTRVWRVLRWPVRLVALALVLGLLGIGWTLLRAPAPPAPSVKGTQTVSPAPLPESTSSSSPAQPPSRLCALLTQLLGVAVAQLAGCVTVPSRPDPITYLASCSLESRATPVKLGFAPRENPSFLKTGTPASDDSIEEGGSINVKPGPVTASMFAEVKGQEMRVMISGQAMTLPHRLYMQFDQLHLPDGTSLPICGVAVDGLHQYGIPTYAKLPMRGARVDPVKVDTSPGSVVLNDPRFETVLQGPEGYPLPRVGWAPPDWR; this is translated from the coding sequence GTGAGGCGTCCGCTGCACCCGAACCAGCTCCGCGCGAGGGACGTCGTGCGGGACTTCCGCATCGTCCGCCGGCTGGGCGTGGGAGGCTTCGCCTTCGTGTTCCTCGTGGAGCGCGCGGGTCGGCACTACACCCTGAAGATGGCCGCCCAGCCGGCATCGGAGGTGGATGAGGACCGGGTGGATGCCTGGATGCGCCGCGAGGTGCTCTCGCTGGAGTGCCTGGAGCACCCTCACCTGCTGCCAGTGATCGAGTGGGGGCGGTGGCCCGAGCCGGAGACAGGCTATGCGTGGTTCGTCACACCCTACGTCGCCGGGAGCACCTTTCATGCGTGGCGGTGGCGCGAGCAGGCCTCGCTGTACCGGGCGGTGGGCGTGCTGTGTGGCGTGCTGGAGACGCTGGAGTCCCTGCACGCGCGCGGCGTGTGCCACCGGGACATCAAGGCGGACAACCTGCTGGTGCGGCACGAGGATGACCAGCCGTTCCTCATCGACTTCGGCGCGGTGCACCTGCCGTGGGCTCGCGCGCTGACGGAGGGGCTCGCGCCAGGCACGCTCCACTGTCAGCCACCCGAGGCCATCGCCTTCCTGGTCTCCGAGGCGGCACGTCAGGGTTCTCGCTTGGAGGCCCTGCCCGCCGCCGATCTGTATGCCTTTGGCGTGTTGCTCTACGAGACCCTCACCAACTGCCACCCCTTCAACCCCCGGCTGCCGCTGGAGCAGTTGCTGGTCGCCATCGCGTCCTCGCCTCCCCCCGAACCCCAGCGGCTCGCTCCCGAGGCACCCGCTTCGCTGTGCGCCCTGGCCCTGCGGTTGCTGTCGAAGGAGCCCGAGCAGCGCCCTCCGAGCGCCCGGGCCGTGCGCGAGGAATTGGAGCGGCTGCGCGAACAGGAGGGACATACCGCCCCCTGGCAGGCCCCGGCCCGGCGTCCCTCTGATGGCGAGCGTGGACTGGCGCCATTTCCAGACGTGGACATGCTGGAGGAGAACCCGGGGCCAGAGTCATCGCCTTCAGAGGCGGCTCATCTGCTCACGCGTGTCTGGCGGGTGCTCCGGTGGCCCGTGCGCCTCGTGGCGTTGGCGCTCGTCCTGGGGTTGCTCGGCATAGGGTGGACGCTCCTCCGCGCGCCGGCTCCTCCGGCGCCTTCCGTGAAAGGAACGCAGACCGTGTCCCCCGCTCCCCTTCCCGAATCCACCAGCTCCTCTTCCCCGGCTCAGCCACCCTCTCGTCTGTGCGCGCTGCTCACCCAGTTGCTGGGAGTGGCCGTCGCGCAGCTCGCCGGGTGTGTCACCGTGCCCTCGCGGCCCGATCCCATCACCTACCTCGCGAGCTGCTCCCTCGAGTCCCGCGCCACTCCCGTCAAGCTGGGCTTCGCTCCACGGGAAAACCCCTCCTTCCTGAAGACGGGCACTCCGGCCTCGGACGATTCCATCGAGGAGGGCGGCTCCATCAACGTCAAACCAGGCCCCGTTACCGCTTCCATGTTCGCCGAGGTGAAGGGGCAGGAAATGCGCGTGATGATTTCCGGCCAGGCGATGACGCTGCCCCATCGCCTCTACATGCAGTTCGACCAACTCCATCTGCCGGATGGCACCTCGCTGCCCATCTGCGGCGTGGCGGTGGATGGCCTGCACCAGTACGGCATCCCGACGTACGCGAAGCTGCCCATGCGTGGCGCCAGGGTGGACCCCGTGAAGGTGGACACGAGCCCCGGCAGCGTGGTGCTCAACGACCCGCGCTTCGAGACCGTGCTGCAGGGCCCCGAGGGTTACCCGTTGCCCCGCGTCGGCTGGGCTCCTCCGGACTGGCGGTGA
- a CDS encoding DUF6310 domain-containing protein: MAVLGLQLACATSYPMGGTLTGTARSWRRGGGAQVAAEELREDQVVANLRRAAKLPWTDGGRCVVEEAGQPWSDLVERCFYALDQERVQFRDPTGRCSVASAGAGAIGIGVCVLAAPELVVGAVVVVGVVVVGFAISEALEAYEKRGRPQVRPTPTRPVPETRPVPEARPVAETKPVPQQPKTKRRPKPEPAGEDWPPPLPPEPTDKERDRSCEAFPEKHRGGDKAHDDCADWYPPNRWPGKDAVVGGKAFDALQVGVRVLWEIKTDEFGRYNRFVKKKQIADELVEFAEESSIARACGYDFAVGVSTEEHKAALLPALEEAGLQIKVVVTGCKR, translated from the coding sequence GTGGCGGTACTCGGGCTGCAGCTGGCCTGCGCGACGAGCTACCCCATGGGCGGAACGCTCACCGGCACGGCGCGCAGCTGGCGGCGCGGGGGTGGTGCCCAGGTGGCTGCCGAGGAACTGCGTGAGGACCAGGTGGTCGCCAACCTCCGGCGCGCGGCGAAGCTGCCCTGGACGGATGGGGGCCGGTGCGTCGTTGAGGAGGCGGGCCAGCCCTGGAGCGACCTGGTGGAGCGGTGCTTCTACGCGCTCGACCAGGAGCGGGTGCAGTTCAGGGACCCCACGGGGCGGTGCTCAGTCGCCTCCGCGGGCGCCGGGGCCATAGGCATCGGGGTCTGTGTCCTCGCGGCGCCGGAGCTGGTTGTGGGGGCCGTGGTCGTCGTGGGCGTGGTGGTGGTGGGCTTCGCCATTTCAGAGGCGCTGGAGGCGTACGAGAAGCGGGGCCGTCCCCAGGTGCGGCCGACGCCGACGCGGCCCGTCCCCGAGACACGGCCCGTGCCGGAAGCGCGGCCGGTGGCAGAGACCAAGCCCGTTCCTCAGCAACCGAAGACGAAGCGGCGGCCCAAGCCGGAGCCGGCGGGGGAGGACTGGCCGCCTCCGCTGCCTCCCGAGCCCACCGACAAGGAGCGCGACCGCAGCTGCGAGGCCTTTCCGGAGAAGCACCGCGGCGGCGACAAGGCCCACGACGATTGCGCCGACTGGTATCCGCCCAACCGCTGGCCGGGAAAGGACGCGGTTGTAGGCGGCAAGGCCTTCGACGCGCTGCAGGTCGGGGTGCGCGTACTGTGGGAGATCAAGACGGACGAGTTCGGCAGGTACAACCGGTTCGTCAAAAAGAAGCAGATAGCGGACGAGCTGGTGGAATTCGCGGAAGAGAGCAGCATCGCGCGGGCCTGTGGGTATGACTTCGCGGTCGGGGTTAGCACCGAGGAGCACAAGGCCGCGCTGTTACCAGCGCTGGAAGAGGCGGGCTTGCAGATCAAGGTCGTAGTGACGGGGTGCAAACGCTGA
- a CDS encoding ATP-binding protein, with protein sequence MPFPYGATMPRWFNTAGPCRPDRHYMLPALRRLPELRRLIDPQGYFVLHAPRRLGKTTAMLALARELTAEGPYLAALVSMEVGAAFPSDTGAAEAAMLESWRLAMRAQLPPELQPPPFPEAPAGSRIGSALSAWAESSPRPLVVFLDEIDALRDEVLLSVLRQLRDGYRNRPEHFPASLALIGLRDVRDYKVTSGERAHLGTSSPFNIMVRSLTLRDFTEEEVAELYAQHTRDTGQRFEPEALARAFELTQGQPWLVNALARVAVEELVPDTARPIRREDIERARAVLVERQETHLDSLAERLREPRIRAILEPMLAGGLLGEVPEDDRRFAIDLGLLRRDAQGTLEVANPIYREIIVRQLSSGTRDTLPPLQPTWKREDGRLDTERLRDAFLAFWRQHGEPLLATAPYHEIAPHLVLMAFLHRVVNGGGSIEREYAIGRGRMDLCVRYGPDTLAIEIKVWRDKEPDPLAEGLTQLDGYLEGLGQETGWLVIFDRRTGQPTLAARTRAEQATTPGGRTVTLIRG encoded by the coding sequence GTGCCCTTCCCGTACGGTGCCACCATGCCCCGCTGGTTCAACACCGCTGGTCCGTGCCGGCCGGACCGCCACTACATGCTGCCGGCCCTGCGGCGCCTCCCCGAGTTGCGCCGGCTCATCGACCCACAGGGCTATTTCGTCCTCCATGCTCCTCGGCGGTTGGGCAAGACGACGGCCATGCTCGCGCTGGCCCGCGAGCTCACCGCCGAGGGCCCCTACCTGGCCGCACTGGTCTCCATGGAGGTGGGGGCCGCCTTTCCCAGTGACACTGGAGCGGCCGAGGCCGCCATGCTCGAGAGCTGGCGCCTGGCGATGCGCGCCCAACTCCCCCCCGAGTTGCAACCCCCGCCCTTCCCGGAGGCACCCGCGGGCAGCCGTATCGGCTCCGCGCTGTCGGCCTGGGCCGAGTCCTCTCCGAGGCCCCTCGTCGTCTTCCTGGACGAGATCGACGCGCTCCGGGACGAGGTCCTGCTCTCCGTGCTTCGCCAGCTGCGCGATGGCTACCGCAACCGCCCCGAGCACTTCCCCGCGTCGCTGGCGCTCATCGGGCTACGGGACGTGCGCGACTACAAGGTGACCTCCGGCGAGAGGGCTCACCTGGGAACGTCCAGTCCGTTCAACATCATGGTGCGCTCGCTCACGCTGCGGGACTTCACCGAGGAGGAGGTCGCCGAGCTCTACGCCCAGCACACGCGGGACACGGGCCAGCGCTTCGAGCCCGAGGCCCTCGCACGAGCCTTCGAGCTGACACAGGGCCAGCCCTGGCTGGTCAACGCCCTGGCCCGGGTCGCCGTCGAGGAGCTCGTCCCCGACACCGCCCGGCCCATCCGCCGCGAGGACATCGAGCGCGCCAGGGCGGTACTGGTGGAGCGCCAGGAGACACACCTGGACAGCCTGGCCGAGCGCCTGCGCGAGCCTCGCATCCGCGCCATCCTCGAGCCCATGCTGGCGGGTGGACTGCTGGGGGAGGTGCCCGAGGATGACAGGCGCTTCGCCATCGACCTGGGCCTGCTGCGCCGCGATGCCCAGGGCACGCTGGAGGTGGCCAATCCCATCTACCGGGAGATCATCGTGCGCCAGCTCTCCAGCGGAACGCGTGACACGCTGCCGCCCCTTCAGCCCACGTGGAAGAGGGAGGATGGGCGTCTGGACACGGAGCGCCTGCGGGACGCCTTCCTCGCCTTCTGGCGACAGCACGGCGAGCCACTGCTGGCCACCGCGCCGTACCACGAGATCGCTCCCCACCTGGTGCTGATGGCCTTCCTGCACCGGGTGGTGAACGGAGGCGGCTCCATCGAGCGCGAGTACGCCATCGGCCGGGGGCGGATGGACCTGTGCGTGCGCTACGGGCCGGACACGCTGGCCATCGAAATCAAGGTCTGGCGAGACAAGGAGCCGGACCCGCTGGCCGAGGGACTGACCCAGCTCGACGGCTACCTGGAGGGATTGGGCCAGGAGACAGGCTGGCTGGTCATCTTCGACCGCCGGACGGGGCAGCCGACGCTGGCCGCGCGCACGCGAGCCGAGCAGGCCACCACGCCCGGGGGA
- a CDS encoding DUF2381 family protein, producing MRFGSWLLLLCLLSSLPAAAREGLGAPVLRRRTLVVSSRPGEAPPLSLHVAVGLPTLVQFEPPLARGSPRLPAGEARIQLVPVSADSWVLVPTSPLSEGEQVLLTLDAVPGSESLRFSLVTRRGEVDARVRVVLALSDSLEDASEAMALQLLDAPDARATLALPQQVVELHAGRSRAQVDSVLWMGRRFFSTVSVRGSGEGAPPWRLVQVRLRTVLADDSWLEWSARLVSGRVGAGRQHHVFTSQLPEEASRLELALDGEDVPGEFQPLPGREGPVSP from the coding sequence GTGCGCTTCGGGTCCTGGCTCCTCCTCCTGTGTCTCCTGTCCTCCCTCCCGGCCGCCGCACGCGAGGGGCTCGGCGCACCCGTGCTCCGCAGGCGCACGCTCGTGGTCTCCTCACGTCCCGGCGAGGCTCCTCCCCTGTCCCTGCATGTGGCCGTGGGGTTGCCCACGCTCGTCCAGTTCGAACCGCCGCTGGCGCGAGGCTCCCCGAGGCTCCCGGCGGGCGAGGCGCGCATCCAACTCGTCCCCGTGAGCGCGGACTCGTGGGTCCTCGTTCCCACCTCTCCCCTCTCCGAGGGCGAGCAGGTGCTCCTCACCTTGGATGCCGTGCCTGGCTCCGAATCCCTTCGCTTCTCGCTCGTCACCCGGCGTGGCGAGGTGGATGCGCGGGTGCGCGTGGTGCTCGCTCTCTCGGACTCTTTAGAGGACGCCTCCGAGGCCATGGCGCTCCAGCTCCTGGATGCGCCGGATGCTCGCGCCACGCTTGCCCTACCCCAGCAGGTGGTGGAACTCCACGCGGGGCGCTCGCGCGCGCAGGTCGACTCCGTGCTCTGGATGGGCCGACGCTTCTTCTCCACCGTGTCCGTGAGGGGCAGTGGAGAAGGTGCTCCTCCCTGGAGGTTGGTGCAGGTGCGGTTGCGGACGGTGCTCGCGGATGATTCCTGGCTGGAGTGGTCCGCCCGTCTCGTCTCTGGACGGGTGGGCGCGGGACGCCAGCACCACGTGTTCACCAGCCAGCTTCCAGAGGAGGCCTCGCGCCTGGAGCTGGCCCTGGATGGAGAGGACGTCCCGGGTGAGTTCCAGCCGCTCCCGGGGAGAGAGGGGCCGGTGTCCCCGTGA
- a CDS encoding DUF2019 domain-containing protein translates to MGRSGITSIWRGDAKTGNKHARKYGAAVDKLLAHGDAGREALLVLLKHERMDVRVMAAAHLLRYRTAEAKAVLEEAAKGQGLVPFEAGQALKRWEEGTWALDPG, encoded by the coding sequence CTGGGAAGGAGTGGCATCACATCGATCTGGCGGGGTGACGCCAAGACCGGGAACAAGCACGCCAGGAAGTACGGTGCCGCGGTTGATAAGCTCCTGGCCCACGGTGATGCCGGACGTGAGGCCCTCCTCGTGCTGCTCAAGCATGAGCGCATGGACGTGCGCGTCATGGCCGCCGCGCATCTGCTCCGCTACCGGACGGCCGAGGCCAAAGCGGTCCTGGAGGAGGCCGCCAAGGGCCAAGGACTCGTGCCCTTCGAAGCCGGTCAGGCACTGAAGCGATGGGAGGAAGGCACCTGGGCCCTTGACCCTGGGTAG
- a CDS encoding PAS domain-containing protein, with amino-acid sequence MPLPSSPDFQLLFEKSPGAYLVALPDADFTLVAVSDAYLRATLTTREGILGRPFFEVFPDNPKDPNATGVRNLRASLERAVATRAPDTMAVQKYDIRRPEAGGGGFEERYWSPINTPVLSPEGEVLYLLHRVEDVTDFVRLSHRREEERERTAALHSRNLEMEVEILHRGQELQATNQELREAVRERDESLALASQARAQAERQRQWLQSLFMQAPTAIAIFRGPRYVIELANPLVCRLWGRRPEQVLGKPLFEALPEAAGQGFEEHLDEVLATGVPFVGKELPARLARLEGGALEEVYFNFVYEPMRDAQGQVEAVIVVASDVTELVQARRRMEALAAEKVRAAEERLRLATEAMGLGTWEMNPATGALEWNERARTLFEVPEDVPVDYPTWLSRVHPEDRAQVEQLVREALAPGGTGCFALEYRTLPLENREERWVSTQGRVHRDASGHPVRFLGTALDITGHKRAAQELARNAAILEAILQSIPDALYVGDANGIRLANTPALEMLGFHSLEDLNQHVATLGERLQNRAAEDGHRLTPEEEPFMRAFRGQPTTQEVLSRHLLTGREVVVRCAAAPVRIGDDIVGAVAVNTDITERKRAEAELRQAAEFRERFIGIVSHDLRNPLNAIMLSVNALMGSDCVTERHFKTVRRIATSAERMGRMIADLLDFTRGRLGGGIPISPRPANLRAICRQVQEELEVGNPQRELRLDTRGDSFQGEWDPDRLAQLLGNLGKNALDYSPDGMPVDYVLRDEGGSVCVEVHNGGPPIPADLLPRIFEPFRRATDDGHPTSGLGLGLFIVQQIARAHGGRVEVRSTQEEGTTFGVWLPRSVTST; translated from the coding sequence ATGCCCCTACCCTCCTCTCCTGACTTCCAGCTCCTCTTCGAGAAGAGCCCGGGCGCCTACCTCGTCGCCCTCCCAGACGCGGACTTCACCCTCGTGGCGGTGAGCGACGCCTACCTGCGTGCCACCTTGACGACCCGCGAGGGCATCCTCGGCCGCCCCTTCTTCGAGGTGTTTCCCGACAACCCGAAGGACCCGAATGCCACCGGGGTGCGCAACCTGCGCGCCTCGCTCGAGCGGGCCGTGGCCACGCGCGCCCCGGACACCATGGCCGTGCAGAAGTACGACATCCGCCGTCCCGAGGCCGGGGGAGGCGGCTTCGAGGAGCGCTACTGGAGCCCCATCAACACCCCCGTCCTCTCCCCCGAGGGCGAGGTGCTCTACCTCCTGCACCGGGTGGAGGACGTGACGGACTTCGTGCGCCTGTCCCACCGCCGCGAGGAAGAGCGGGAGCGCACCGCGGCCCTCCACAGCCGCAACCTGGAAATGGAGGTGGAAATCCTCCACCGGGGCCAGGAGCTCCAGGCCACCAACCAGGAGCTGCGCGAGGCGGTGCGCGAGCGCGACGAGTCCCTGGCCCTGGCCTCCCAGGCCCGCGCGCAAGCCGAGCGCCAGCGGCAGTGGCTCCAGTCGCTCTTCATGCAGGCACCCACCGCCATCGCCATCTTCCGGGGGCCCCGCTACGTCATCGAACTGGCCAACCCCCTGGTATGCCGCCTGTGGGGCCGCCGGCCCGAGCAGGTGCTGGGCAAGCCCCTGTTCGAGGCCCTGCCCGAGGCCGCGGGCCAGGGCTTCGAGGAGCATCTGGACGAGGTGCTCGCCACGGGAGTGCCCTTCGTCGGCAAGGAGCTGCCCGCGCGGCTGGCGCGCCTGGAAGGCGGGGCGCTCGAGGAGGTGTACTTCAACTTCGTCTACGAGCCCATGCGCGACGCCCAGGGCCAGGTGGAGGCCGTCATCGTCGTCGCCTCGGACGTGACGGAGCTGGTCCAGGCGCGCCGACGGATGGAGGCGCTCGCCGCCGAGAAGGTACGCGCCGCCGAGGAGCGGCTCCGCCTGGCCACGGAGGCCATGGGGCTTGGGACGTGGGAGATGAACCCCGCCACGGGAGCGCTGGAGTGGAACGAGCGCGCGCGCACCCTCTTCGAGGTGCCCGAGGACGTCCCCGTCGACTACCCCACCTGGCTCTCGCGCGTGCATCCCGAGGACCGCGCCCAGGTGGAGCAGCTCGTGCGGGAGGCCCTCGCGCCGGGCGGCACGGGGTGCTTCGCCCTGGAGTACCGCACCCTTCCCCTGGAGAACCGGGAGGAGCGGTGGGTGAGCACGCAAGGCCGGGTCCACCGTGATGCCTCGGGGCATCCCGTCCGCTTCCTGGGCACGGCCCTGGACATCACCGGGCACAAGCGGGCCGCGCAGGAGCTGGCGCGCAACGCGGCCATTCTCGAGGCCATCCTCCAGAGCATCCCGGACGCCCTGTACGTGGGTGATGCCAACGGCATTCGGCTGGCCAACACCCCGGCACTGGAGATGCTGGGCTTCCACTCCCTGGAGGATCTCAATCAACACGTGGCCACCCTGGGGGAGCGGCTTCAAAACCGCGCCGCCGAGGATGGCCACCGGCTCACTCCGGAAGAAGAGCCCTTCATGCGGGCCTTCCGCGGGCAGCCGACCACCCAGGAAGTCCTCTCCCGCCATCTCCTCACGGGCCGGGAGGTGGTGGTGCGCTGCGCCGCCGCCCCCGTCCGCATCGGGGACGACATCGTGGGAGCCGTTGCCGTCAACACCGATATCACCGAGCGCAAGCGCGCCGAGGCGGAGCTGAGGCAGGCGGCGGAGTTCCGCGAGCGCTTCATCGGCATTGTCTCGCATGACCTGCGCAACCCGCTCAACGCCATCATGCTGTCCGTCAACGCACTGATGGGCTCGGATTGCGTGACCGAGCGGCACTTCAAGACCGTGCGCCGCATCGCCACGAGCGCCGAGCGGATGGGGCGGATGATCGCCGACCTGCTCGACTTCACGCGCGGGCGGTTGGGCGGCGGCATTCCCATCAGCCCCCGCCCGGCCAATCTGCGCGCCATCTGCCGGCAGGTGCAGGAGGAGCTCGAGGTGGGCAACCCCCAGCGGGAGCTCCGATTGGACACGAGGGGAGACAGCTTCCAGGGGGAGTGGGACCCGGACCGGCTCGCCCAGCTGCTCGGCAACCTGGGCAAGAACGCGCTGGACTACAGCCCCGACGGCATGCCCGTGGACTACGTGCTACGCGACGAAGGGGGGAGCGTGTGCGTGGAGGTTCACAATGGGGGTCCGCCCATTCCGGCGGACCTGCTCCCGCGCATCTTCGAGCCCTTCCGGCGGGCCACGGACGACGGACATCCGACGTCCGGCCTGGGCCTGGGCCTCTTCATCGTCCAGCAGATCGCCCGCGCTCACGGAGGCCGCGTCGAGGTGCGCTCCACGCAGGAGGAGGGGACCACCTTCGGGGTGTGGCTGCCGCGCTCCGTCACGAGCACGTGA